Part of the Psychromonas sp. psych-6C06 genome, AGCCACTGACCAGAATGTTGATCACTAATCGACGTGCTTTTTCACGGTTTTGTTGGCCAATCGCTCTTGATACCAATGCGCTCATCGCAATAGATAAACCAATTGATATTGATGTGGTGAAAAAGGCTATCGTGCCAGCATAACCGACCGCAGCTGCTAATTCTGTTTCACCTAACAAGCTGATAAAAAATAGATCTGCGAGATCGACTAGAAACAAAGCCGTTAAACCAATTGCATTAGTTGAAGACATAACCACGATATGGTTAAAAATATTGCCTGTCACAAATTTAGCTTTTTTACTATTTGGCATGAATGTTATCCAGATTAGTGAGGAGGATGTTGAGGCAACATAATGTGATGCGTAAGAAGTATGGAATAAGTTCTTTTTTATAACAACATATACATTTAAACTGTTTTTTTGATTTTTAATGAAGGTTTCTATTTTGCATACACTTTCTCAATTAAATGCTGGTGAATTAACCGGTGTTTCTCGCCTTTCTCTTTCGGAGGGATTACGTGAATTTCCTATGGCTATTTTGTCACTTGCAGACAGTTTAGAAGTTCTGGATTTGTCTAATAATCAATTGTCATCGTTACCTAATGAAATCGCACAGCTTCATAAGTTAAAAATTGTGTTTGCATCAAATAACCTTTTTACAGAATTACCCGCAGTGCTCGGGAAATGTAAAAACCTTGAAATGATCGGTTTTAAATCCAATCAAATTTGTGATGTCCCTGCGCAAGCATTACCCGAAAAACTGCGTTGGTTAATTTTAACAGATAATAAAATTGGCAATTTACCAGAGCGTTTAGGTGATTGTATACGACTACAAAAATTAGCGCTGGCGGGTAATGTATTAACGCACTTACCTGACTCTTTTGATCAGCTTGTTAATTTGGAATTGCTTCGTATTTCAGCGAACCAGTTAACGACATTCCCTGTTCAATTATTGTCACTACCTAAATTGGCCTGGTTTGCCTTTGCCGGCAATCCTTTCTGCAAAACTGATATTGCAATTAAATCTGTGCCCAGTATCGCTTCATCAAGTTATAGGCTAGGCAATATATTGGGGCAGGGCGCGTCGGGTATTATTTATCAAGCACATTGGAATACTGTAAAAAATGATTTTCCTGCGGATATTGCAGTGAAAGTCTTTAAAGGTGAGGTGACCAGTGATGGTTATCCGCAGGATGAGTTACAGGCTTGTTTAAAAGTGGGTAATCATCCTAATCTCGTACAATCTCTAGCACAGGTAGAAGCACCAGATAAACTCTCACTAATCATGGAGTTAATACCAGCACATTATACTAACCTTGGTCTGCCACCAACGTTACAAAGTTGTACTCGAGATACCTTTCCGAACGACTATCGTTTGAATATTCTGCAAATCGACAAAATGGTGAAGCAAATGCAAGCGGTCTTTGAACATTTGCATGATAACTTAGTGTGTCATGGCGATCTTTATGCACACAATACCTTAGTGGATCAGCAGGCAAATATTATCTTTGGTGATTTTGGCGCTGCGTCGATGTACCAAATGCTCAGTGAGAGCCATCAACAGAAAATAAGAGAGATTGAGCATCGTGCATTGATACACTTTGTGGATGATCTTTTATCTGTTTGCCGTGAAGAAGATCGCGGGACAGTACAATATCAGAGGCTTAAAAGGAAAATAATAGCAATCGAATTAAGTCTGTGATCTAAATTTTGCGCAGAAAAAGAGACTTAACTTAAAGCTAATACCATTGCGCATAATATTGTGATCAGAACTTGTTAAGGAAAAATGATAGAGAGCAAGGCGCATGATTGAGTAATAGGTAGCTATTGCCATTGAATGCAATGCAGTTATCAACCCTTTTAACCCACAAGGTAGATCAGATGGTGATGCGGATTGCTATAAATCTGACCGAAATAGTTACTCCTATTACGAAAGTTTCAACGAAGAGGTAAGTTACTTTAGCCAGTAAAATAGATCCGCTATTTGTTCGTTTGGTATAAGTCGTTCTTTACAGAAATAAAGAGACTACCCTAATATGAAAAAGCCCTACCATGAACTGATAGGGCTTTTTATCTTTAATAAATAATAGGTCTACTTACTTTTAATGCAGATAACCAACCGTGGCTCCAATACTGCAGGCTTTTCTGAAAATTATTTTTACCAAACGGAGCGTAAATAGCAAAGGTCAACACAACCTAAGGTTAGTTGTTTAGTGCTTTTGCATGATTAGCAATGGTATCAGCCATCTCTGTTACTTCTTTAAGTACTGTTACAGAGCCTTCAACGACCTCTTTTACGAGATCTAAGTTTTCATTGATATTGGCGGCTACCGTAGTTTGTTCTTCGGCTGCAGATGCAATTTGGTAACTCATATCTGAAATGTGGTGAACTTTCTCTACAATACCTGCCAACTTACCACCAGCTTGCGTTACTTGATCAACACCAACATCAGCTTCTTTTACACTTTTTACCATTAAGTTAACCGCTTCTTGAGCACTTTTTTGTAATTGTTCAATCATTCCTTGAATTTCAACGGTTGCGTCTTGCGTTCGCTTCGCAAGGTTACGTACTTCATCTGCCACCACTGCAAAACCTCTACCTGCTTCACCAGCACGCGCCGCTTCAATTGCCGCATTTAATGCTAAGAGATTAGTCTGCTCGGAAATACTGCGAATCGTATCAACGACACTGCCAATACCTTCAACTTTGACCTCGACACTGTTAACTGCATCAGAAGATGCACCAATGTTACTGGATAAAGAGTTAATAGACGCGATCGTTGCATCGACAAATTGACTACCTTCTTGAGCAACGTCAGATGCTTCAGTCGTTGATGAAGAAGCACTATTAGCATTGTTGGCGACCTCTTTAACAGTGGCAGTCATCTCATTCATTGCTGTTGCAAGTTGTTCGATTTGTTCAAACTCCTCCGCCATGGAGTCATTAATGATCTCCATACAGACACCAAGATGTTCTGTCACTTCGCTTAATCCTGCGATCTCTTTTTGATGGGCTTCTCTTTGGCGTTCATGTTCGGTGATACTTGGTGCTAATAAATGTAAAATTTCACCGCTTTCATTTTTAGGTTGAGTTTGAATGAATTCACCGAGCTTATTTGATGCGAGTGCGTTAATGACATCCTGCTTATTACTTTGCTGTTGTTTTTTTTGTAACAAGACGATTAGGTAAAGAATGGCTGCAAAGCAAGCTAAAAAAATAATATCCAGCATTAGATTGTTGCTACTGATAATGTGCTTAATAGCCAGTAATAGAGCACTAATTGCGATTAAAATGGTTGCCTTAGCATTGAGTGATAAGGCGAAGGCTTTTTGCGCTGTATTGGATAGTTTAGATTGAGACATGTGGATACCTGCATAATTAATTAAGTTCTTAATCACAGAGGAATACACTTTTACCTCATCGATTAAGCAGAAACTAGCTAATAGATAAGTCTAGAACGGTTGACCAGAAAAAGTAGCGATCTTTACAATAAAAAACAGAACTGTGAGGAGTGACCTATCTGATTGTTTTTTATCATAGAAAATCGCTTATATTGTTACTTTTCCTCTTGCCAATATACTGGTTTTAACAGAGCCTGTTGTTTTGATTGTTGCAGAGCATGTAATAATGAGTTTTGTTTGCGTTGTATCCATTTTAGATATTCATATTGCAAAGCATTATCGGGTTCATCATGCGCTATCTCATCAATAAGGTTCAGCATGGAAAACTCATTTAATCCCTGTTTGATATCTAGCCAAGGCGAACGGAATAAGTTGCTCTGTTGTCTTGAAAAAACATTACCTACGCTCAGTCCTGTTAATAGCGCACTTTCTAATAAACCTTGGTAAGCAAGAAACTGCTGCACAGAGAGTTCATCACTATTATTAAGGGCCTTTGCTATTTCATTCCAAGTGTTATCTAAGGTGCGTCGTGCGAAGGGGATGATGTTATTGGATTTGTCGCCTGAAAAAGTGCTTTTTTCTAACTGAATCGACCACTCTGTAAATGACAGGATGAACTGGCAATACCTTGATGATGTCAGTAAGCTGATAATAGGTTCAATTTCTGGTAGTGCGCGTTGCTGAGTGTTTATCTGTCGAATCAAGTTTTTTGATTTTGGTAGTTTACGCAAATAATAAGCTTTATTTTCTAATAAACGAGACTGAATAAAATATTCATCTAACCAAGAAAATGAACGTGCAAGCCAATGCAGGTCTTCAATCCACGGAGTTTGCGTCAGCCCATCTATTTCATTCTTAAATAATACAATGTTCTGATGTAAAAACTTAACCCCATTTAATAACTCACAAAGCGCTTCTAATTGATGCCCTTCTATAAAGCAATTTTCGTGGTATTGAATCTGTTTAAGTCCGTGCTGTAGGTTTGCTAATAATGCTTGTGTAACGGACAAGCTTTCGCTAATTGGCGAGTGTTCAAGGGGTTTAATATCGAATGTTGCATTATCGGCTAGCATGTAACCACGTTGCGCTTTACTCACATTACCTAAACGAACACTGGGTAGGTGTGCGATTTGCTCGCCGAGTATAAATAATTGCTTTTCATCACCCTTTACGAGTTCAAGTTCAATTTCACAGAGTGCGACTTTACCCTTATTGGTTTCAACAAAACCACTGTCGTAAGCGACTTCAATAAGAGTGTCATTAGCGATTTCAATTAACCAAGTCTGACGCTCAAAGTCGGTGCTAAAAATGGGGGTTAGTGCTTTTTGTAGTTCCTGAGTATCGCTATTTTCTGGCCATATTTTTGTTGGGAAACGAGTCAACTCTGGGCGTAGACCTTCAATTGGTTCGTTATATTCTGGGCGCTGATGTAACCCACCAATCACTCGTCCTGCTGTTTTAATGGTTTGTACTGCTTTGCCATCACAGCTACGAACACGTAACCCCATATCAAATTGGCGAAGGCGTCGATCTGCAGTATCAAAGTAAACATTATGTAAAAATTGTGTTTTGTTAGAAATGCAGTGAAATTTGTTAAGTGTGCTGTACAAAGTGTCTGCAAATGCAGCATTAAAAATGAATTTTAATTCTATTTCTACTTCCATAATTTCTTTGATAAACCTATCTACTCAGGGAATTTAAATGTCGAATTCGTGATAATTTTGTGAATTATACTAAATTCAGGTTCAATTGTGTTGAAAAGAAAGCTAACATGCGCCGCATATTTGTTGTTCAGTTTGATCACTTAAATAAAATAATAGGGTATGTTATGCCAGTTAATTCAATATTTGGAGTATTTGCAAAATCTCCAATTAAACCGATTCAGATGCATATTGATAAAGCTGCTGCTTGCAGTGAATTATTAGTTTCATTTTTTCATGCTAGTGCGAAACCTGACTGGGTTGAAGCTGAAAAAATTCGTAAAGAAATATCCACACTTGAAAAACAAGCTGATGAACTGAAGCGAGAATTACGCTTAACGTTACCTCGTGGCTTGTTTATGCCTATCGATCGTTCTGATTTGATTGAGCTTGTAAACCGTCAAGATAAAATTGCTAATACGACTAAAGATATCGCAGGACGTATCTATGGTCGCCAATTACAAATTCCAAATGAAATCTTTACTGACTTTATGACTTATGTTGAACGTTGTGTTGATGCGGTTAAACAAGCACGTAAAGCAATTAATGAGTTAGATGAATTGCTCGAAACAGGCTTTAAAGGCCGTGAAGTTGATATCGTGACCGAGATGATTGGTGAATTAGAAAGTATTGAAGATGATACTGATACATTACAAATCCGTTTACGTCGTCATCTACTTTCTGTTGAGGAGCACTACAACCCTGTTGATGTCATGTTCCTTTATCAAATTCTTGAGTGGGTTGGCCAATTGGCAGATCATTCAGAGCTAATTGGTACGCAGCTTGAACTTATTCTTGCTCGTTCATAATATTCACTAGGAGTTAAACATGGATATTTTAGCAGTACACGGCGAAACTTTAGTTATTTTTGCTGCTGTTGTAGGCTTTTTGATGGCTTGGGGTATTGGTGCAAATGATGTTGCCAATGCAATGGGGACATCAGTTGGGTCAAAAGCACTTACTATTAAACAAGCAATCATCATTGCGATGATCTTTGAGTTTGCTGGTGCATACTTAGCGGGTGGAGAAGTAACTTCAACGATTCGTAAAGGTATCATTGATGCAACTTATTATGTTGACCAACCTGAGTTGCTGGTCTTTGGTATGACCGCCGCTTTACTTGCCGCTGGTACATGGTTAATTATCGCATCGTATTATGGCTGGCCAGTTTCTACTACTCACTCTATCGTTGGTGCTATTGTAGGATTCTCTGCCGTTGGTGTTGGCATGGACAGTGTGACATGGTCAAAAGTAGTTGGCATTATTGGTAGCTGGGTTATCACGCCACTTATATCGGGCATAATCGCATACTTTATATTTATGAGTTCGCAAAAGTTGATATTTAACACTAAAGATCCTATCGATAATGCGAAGCGATATGTTCCTATCTATATGTTTTTAGCTGGTTTTGTAATGTCATTAGTGACCATTATTAAAGGCTTAAAACATGTCGGACTACACTTTGAAACAAGTAATGCATTTATCCTTGCTATTGTGACAGGTGTGATTGTTGCGATTATCGGTAAAGTATTTATTAATCGTATCAAGATTGATCCGAAAGCTGATAAAAAGATGCACTTTGCGAATGTGGAAAAAATATTTGCGGTATTGATGATTGTTACTGCATGTGCAATGGCCTTCGCCCATGGTTCAAACGACGTAGCTAATGCGATTGGTCCACTAGCTGCTGTTGTGAGTATCGTTGGTCATAACGGTGAAATCGTTCCTAAATCGGAACTTGCTTGGTGGATTTTACCACTAGGTGGTGTAGGTATTATCTTAGGTCTCGCTATTTTCGGTAAACGTGTAATGGCAACTATCGGTACTGGTATTACTCATTTAACGCCA contains:
- a CDS encoding leucine-rich repeat-containing protein kinase family protein — translated: MHTLSQLNAGELTGVSRLSLSEGLREFPMAILSLADSLEVLDLSNNQLSSLPNEIAQLHKLKIVFASNNLFTELPAVLGKCKNLEMIGFKSNQICDVPAQALPEKLRWLILTDNKIGNLPERLGDCIRLQKLALAGNVLTHLPDSFDQLVNLELLRISANQLTTFPVQLLSLPKLAWFAFAGNPFCKTDIAIKSVPSIASSSYRLGNILGQGASGIIYQAHWNTVKNDFPADIAVKVFKGEVTSDGYPQDELQACLKVGNHPNLVQSLAQVEAPDKLSLIMELIPAHYTNLGLPPTLQSCTRDTFPNDYRLNILQIDKMVKQMQAVFEHLHDNLVCHGDLYAHNTLVDQQANIIFGDFGAASMYQMLSESHQQKIREIEHRALIHFVDDLLSVCREEDRGTVQYQRLKRKIIAIELSL
- a CDS encoding methyl-accepting chemotaxis protein encodes the protein MSQSKLSNTAQKAFALSLNAKATILIAISALLLAIKHIISSNNLMLDIIFLACFAAILYLIVLLQKKQQQSNKQDVINALASNKLGEFIQTQPKNESGEILHLLAPSITEHERQREAHQKEIAGLSEVTEHLGVCMEIINDSMAEEFEQIEQLATAMNEMTATVKEVANNANSASSSTTEASDVAQEGSQFVDATIASINSLSSNIGASSDAVNSVEVKVEGIGSVVDTIRSISEQTNLLALNAAIEAARAGEAGRGFAVVADEVRNLAKRTQDATVEIQGMIEQLQKSAQEAVNLMVKSVKEADVGVDQVTQAGGKLAGIVEKVHHISDMSYQIASAAEEQTTVAANINENLDLVKEVVEGSVTVLKEVTEMADTIANHAKALNN
- a CDS encoding CYTH and CHAD domain-containing protein, which translates into the protein MEVEIELKFIFNAAFADTLYSTLNKFHCISNKTQFLHNVYFDTADRRLRQFDMGLRVRSCDGKAVQTIKTAGRVIGGLHQRPEYNEPIEGLRPELTRFPTKIWPENSDTQELQKALTPIFSTDFERQTWLIEIANDTLIEVAYDSGFVETNKGKVALCEIELELVKGDEKQLFILGEQIAHLPSVRLGNVSKAQRGYMLADNATFDIKPLEHSPISESLSVTQALLANLQHGLKQIQYHENCFIEGHQLEALCELLNGVKFLHQNIVLFKNEIDGLTQTPWIEDLHWLARSFSWLDEYFIQSRLLENKAYYLRKLPKSKNLIRQINTQQRALPEIEPIISLLTSSRYCQFILSFTEWSIQLEKSTFSGDKSNNIIPFARRTLDNTWNEIAKALNNSDELSVQQFLAYQGLLESALLTGLSVGNVFSRQQSNLFRSPWLDIKQGLNEFSMLNLIDEIAHDEPDNALQYEYLKWIQRKQNSLLHALQQSKQQALLKPVYWQEEK
- a CDS encoding TIGR00153 family protein; this translates as MPVNSIFGVFAKSPIKPIQMHIDKAAACSELLVSFFHASAKPDWVEAEKIRKEISTLEKQADELKRELRLTLPRGLFMPIDRSDLIELVNRQDKIANTTKDIAGRIYGRQLQIPNEIFTDFMTYVERCVDAVKQARKAINELDELLETGFKGREVDIVTEMIGELESIEDDTDTLQIRLRRHLLSVEEHYNPVDVMFLYQILEWVGQLADHSELIGTQLELILARS
- a CDS encoding inorganic phosphate transporter, which gives rise to MDILAVHGETLVIFAAVVGFLMAWGIGANDVANAMGTSVGSKALTIKQAIIIAMIFEFAGAYLAGGEVTSTIRKGIIDATYYVDQPELLVFGMTAALLAAGTWLIIASYYGWPVSTTHSIVGAIVGFSAVGVGMDSVTWSKVVGIIGSWVITPLISGIIAYFIFMSSQKLIFNTKDPIDNAKRYVPIYMFLAGFVMSLVTIIKGLKHVGLHFETSNAFILAIVTGVIVAIIGKVFINRIKIDPKADKKMHFANVEKIFAVLMIVTACAMAFAHGSNDVANAIGPLAAVVSIVGHNGEIVPKSELAWWILPLGGVGIILGLAIFGKRVMATIGTGITHLTPSRGFAAELAAASTVVIASGTGLPISTTQTLVGAVLGVGMARGIAALNLGVVRNIVISWVVTLPVGAGLSIVFFYGLKNMFS